From the genome of Chlorocebus sabaeus isolate Y175 chromosome 2, mChlSab1.0.hap1, whole genome shotgun sequence, one region includes:
- the R3HDML gene encoding peptidase inhibitor R3HDML produces the protein MPLLPSTMGLAGLLFWASQAVNALMMPNATPAPAPPESTAVRLPSGLGVPRYRRRRHISVRDMNALLDYHNHIRASVYPPAANMEYMVWDKRLARAAEAWATQCIWAHGPSQLMRYVGQNLSIHSGQYRSVVDLMKSWSEEKRHYLFPAPRDCNPHCPWHCDGPTCSHYTQMVWASSNRLGCAIHTCSSISVRGNTWHRAAYLVCNYAIKGNWIGEAPYKMGRPCSACPPSYQGSCNSNMCFNGLKSNKLP, from the exons ATGCCCCTGCTGCCTAGCACCATGGGCCTGGCAGGCCTGCTCTTCTGGGCTAGCCAAGCAGTGAACGCCTTGATGATGCCTAATGCTACCCCGGCCCCAGCCCCGCCTGAGAGCACAGCTGTGCGGCTCCCGAGTGGCCTGGGGGTGCCCAGGTACCGCCGGAGGCGCCACATCTCTGTGAGAGACATGAATGCCTTACTGGATTATCACAACCACATCCGAGCCAGCGTGTACCCACCTGCTGCCAACATGGAATACATG GTCTGGGACAAGCGGCTGGCCAGGGCTGCCGAGGCCTGGGCCACCCAGTGCATCTGGGCACATGGGCCTTCACAGCTGATGAGATACGTGGGCCAGAACCTCTCCATCCATTCTGGCCA GTACCGGTCCGTGGTGGATCTCATGAAGTCCTGGTCTGAGGAGAAGCGGCATTACTTGTTTCCCGCCCCGAGGGACTGTAACCCACACTGCCCCTGGCACTGCGATGGCCCCACCTGCTCCCACTATACCCAG ATGGTGTGGGCATCCTCCAATCGACTGGGCTGCGCCATCCACACCTGTAGCAGCATCAGTGTCCGGGGCAACACCTGGCATCGGGCGGCATACCTGGTCTGCAACTACGCCATTAA AGGCAACTGGATTGGCGAGGCCCCATACAAGATGGGAAGGCCGTGCTCCGCCTGTCCCCCCAGTTACCAAGGTAGCTGCAATAGCAACATGTGCTTCAATGGGCTGAAATCCAACAAGCTCCCGTGA